The proteins below are encoded in one region of Deltaproteobacteria bacterium:
- a CDS encoding nucleotidyltransferase domain-containing protein: protein MKVGDAFATLLDRIEPLDSELADIRTKMSTINRRLVDSFGIKKIFLAGSHKRGTAIRRHSDVDFFVLFPVAESQWGDRRISSETFIEKIRKDLTGRYPNTQISRDEQAVVVKFGGGANSVDVVPAVFHGFSAQKRPMYLIPKGGGEWKVASPDSHDTYIESANEASGRKLRYVSRLLKYWRHCREADIRLSSFHIELYLADSGICSGVSSYSYCVAKALWDLKERNCRAMQDPLRISGLVPAARTAAYQEKVSRSIAASANHAAYAYSAEKKGDHVEARRQWDIVFNGYFPKRAS, encoded by the coding sequence ATGAAAGTTGGAGATGCATTCGCCACCCTGCTTGACCGTATCGAGCCTCTTGACTCAGAACTTGCGGACATCAGAACGAAGATGTCCACGATCAACAGACGCCTCGTAGACTCCTTCGGAATTAAGAAGATTTTCCTTGCCGGTAGCCACAAGCGAGGGACTGCGATCCGTCGCCATAGCGATGTCGACTTCTTCGTACTGTTTCCGGTCGCCGAATCGCAGTGGGGTGACCGGAGGATCAGTTCCGAAACGTTTATTGAGAAGATCAGAAAGGACCTGACGGGGCGGTATCCGAACACGCAGATCTCCCGGGACGAGCAGGCCGTCGTCGTAAAATTCGGCGGCGGCGCAAACTCGGTGGACGTGGTTCCCGCCGTATTCCACGGGTTCAGCGCGCAGAAGCGTCCGATGTATCTCATCCCCAAAGGGGGCGGGGAGTGGAAGGTGGCAAGTCCCGATTCACATGACACCTATATCGAGAGTGCCAACGAGGCATCAGGCAGGAAGCTCCGGTATGTGTCCAGACTTTTGAAATACTGGCGTCACTGCCGGGAGGCAGACATCAGACTGTCGTCATTCCATATTGAACTGTACCTCGCGGATTCTGGAATCTGCTCGGGCGTGAGCAGTTACTCGTATTGCGTTGCAAAGGCGTTATGGGATCTTAAGGAACGTAACTGTAGGGCGATGCAGGATCCGCTTCGCATTTCCGGGTTGGTGCCAGCCGCAAGGACGGCGGCGTATCAGGAAAAGGTCAGCCGCTCCATCGCCGCTTCCGCCAACCATGCTGCGTACGCCTATAGCGCGGAGAAAAAGGGCGATCATGTCGAAGCTAGGCGGCAATGGGACATCGTATTCAACGGATACTTCCCTAAACGTGCATCGTAA
- a CDS encoding Mov34/MPN/PAD-1 family protein yields MILPGEVEHKIRGLCAIARGRETGGILVGKYTPNRATAILTAATPPPRDSKAGRTWFHRGVAGLQRFLAKLWSKPSREYYIGEWHHHPADIVAPSTDDVRQMKRISEDENYHCPEPVLIIVGDGRDERWNARVFIFPFAGQPVELQECSM; encoded by the coding sequence GTGATCCTCCCGGGGGAAGTCGAACACAAGATCCGTGGTCTCTGTGCGATAGCGAGAGGACGGGAAACGGGAGGAATTCTCGTCGGCAAATACACGCCAAACCGTGCGACGGCAATTCTCACCGCCGCCACCCCGCCGCCCAGGGACTCCAAAGCGGGGCGTACTTGGTTCCACAGGGGAGTCGCCGGGTTGCAGCGGTTCTTGGCAAAGCTGTGGTCGAAACCAAGTCGGGAATACTACATAGGGGAATGGCATCATCACCCGGCCGATATCGTTGCCCCGAGCACAGACGACGTGCGGCAGATGAAACGCATATCCGAGGACGAGAACTACCACTGCCCGGAGCCCGTGCTCATCATCGTAGGCGACGGAAGGGACGAAAGATGGAATGCGAGGGTCTTTATCTTTCCCTTTGCGGGGCAACCGGTGGAGTTGCAGGAATGCTCCATGTGA
- a CDS encoding ThiF family adenylyltransferase: MPNGNVPRSPNSAIVVALNALRGAADLKVLGTPVWFGTDNGWAFPVEIVARVSSDHIPPVSRWFITLSDIYPAGEVCYFPAKEGGITCTFPHQALNISGSDTLPWRKGKLCLESQVRSLGGYDFTEEPFGDAELRMLWYAERASQWIKAAAEGTLLRPGDPFELPDYRGLAFSAIHVVHDEGPASMSAWTATMERIGRIFFAPCPPPKDAVAVYRYETFDGRSIREGSWRYKPPETDIREGVWWLWPGPIILEPWQAPVTWRDLSGLGIRLGVDLIGGFKTIISHISPKVDRVILLLGFPIPRKVGEANSEIHWKAIDLPVFRPGGGKAPHGFRKNAMGLERKFQLDLADDRAIPYLMTSNWHPDRLRVRGRFGEKLRDASVGIIGVGSLGSAVAELLARGGVKTFVLVDGENIGVGNLSRHVLTLHDLSQNKAIAVAERLQSISPHLSVVPLKSNFPSTESVRMMDGIDVLIDCTASDGILSSLASTWFRIPKLFVSLSLGFRARRLYCFTAYGNTFPAARFRDQIRGWMDKEKQHIAEDEEIFEGAGCWSPLFPARYEDVVLAAATSIKEIESRVNTPPPYPSLVVYEQKFADNIFVGYDRTDGAETGGTS, translated from the coding sequence TTGCCTAACGGAAACGTCCCCCGGTCTCCGAACAGTGCGATCGTCGTCGCCCTGAACGCACTCCGGGGAGCGGCGGATCTGAAGGTCCTAGGCACCCCCGTCTGGTTCGGCACCGACAATGGCTGGGCCTTCCCGGTCGAGATCGTGGCTCGTGTCTCTTCGGATCATATCCCGCCAGTAAGCCGTTGGTTCATCACGCTCTCCGACATCTATCCTGCGGGGGAAGTCTGCTATTTCCCGGCAAAGGAGGGAGGAATTACTTGTACGTTTCCCCATCAAGCCCTGAACATCTCAGGCTCGGACACCCTCCCATGGAGGAAGGGCAAACTGTGTCTCGAATCCCAGGTTCGATCACTCGGGGGGTACGACTTCACGGAGGAGCCATTCGGAGATGCAGAACTCCGGATGTTGTGGTATGCGGAAAGGGCGAGCCAGTGGATCAAGGCGGCCGCCGAAGGAACGCTTCTCAGACCCGGCGATCCTTTTGAACTCCCCGACTATCGGGGACTAGCCTTTTCCGCCATCCATGTGGTTCATGACGAGGGCCCCGCTTCCATGTCGGCCTGGACGGCCACAATGGAACGAATCGGCCGAATCTTCTTCGCGCCTTGTCCACCCCCGAAAGATGCCGTTGCTGTCTACCGGTACGAAACCTTCGATGGGAGATCTATCCGAGAGGGATCATGGAGATACAAACCCCCGGAGACTGACATCAGGGAAGGAGTGTGGTGGCTCTGGCCGGGGCCGATCATCTTGGAACCATGGCAAGCTCCTGTCACCTGGAGAGACCTAAGTGGATTGGGGATTAGGTTGGGTGTGGACCTCATCGGCGGTTTCAAGACGATCATTTCGCACATAAGCCCCAAGGTCGACCGTGTCATTCTGCTCCTGGGATTCCCAATTCCGCGGAAAGTCGGAGAAGCAAATTCCGAGATCCATTGGAAGGCTATCGATCTGCCCGTTTTTAGACCGGGAGGAGGCAAGGCGCCACATGGATTCAGAAAAAACGCGATGGGGTTGGAACGCAAATTCCAGTTGGATCTTGCCGATGACCGTGCGATTCCATATCTCATGACTAGCAACTGGCACCCTGACCGGCTGAGGGTCCGTGGACGATTTGGAGAGAAACTCCGAGACGCCTCAGTCGGAATCATTGGTGTGGGTTCTCTTGGGTCCGCGGTGGCAGAGCTCCTAGCGCGCGGAGGAGTGAAGACCTTCGTTCTCGTCGATGGAGAAAACATAGGGGTCGGTAATCTATCCAGACACGTCCTGACCCTCCATGACCTGTCGCAAAACAAGGCAATAGCCGTTGCGGAACGTCTGCAATCCATATCGCCTCATCTGTCGGTCGTCCCCCTGAAATCCAACTTCCCGAGCACAGAATCCGTGCGGATGATGGATGGCATTGATGTTCTGATCGACTGTACGGCGTCGGACGGGATACTGTCTTCCCTCGCTTCCACCTGGTTCCGTATCCCGAAGTTGTTCGTTTCCCTGTCGCTCGGTTTTCGCGCAAGGCGACTGTATTGCTTCACTGCATACGGGAACACATTTCCGGCCGCACGGTTCCGCGATCAAATCCGGGGCTGGATGGACAAGGAAAAGCAGCATATTGCCGAGGATGAAGAAATATTTGAGGGAGCTGGATGCTGGTCCCCCCTCTTTCCCGCGAGGTACGAGGATGTTGTGCTGGCCGCGGCCACTTCCATCAAAGAGATCGAGTCGCGTGTCAATACCCCTCCACCGTATCCCTCGCTTGTCGTCTATGAACAGAAATTCGCGGACAATATCTTCGTCGGTTACGACCGCACGGACGGAGCCGAGACCGGCGGGACGTCGTGA
- a CDS encoding nucleotidyltransferase has protein sequence MILESNFAKFLQEIRLQENHREALQTGHNTLRDRLRADQDLKSVIVSDFLQGSYRRDTSVRPHGDARADVDIVVVTNLKERKVGGDGGYTPAQAINIFKPFVEKHYKGKYRIQGRSIGIELSYVELDLVITSAPTEAQARFLASEAVTTNFNLSDAPDWRLHEAWLSPDKRTSAALSKLYEAERGEEWKMEPLRIPDRDANIWEDTHPLEQIRWTRDKNSRCNKHFVNVVKAIKWWRLEKHPEPERPKGFPLERLVGECCPDNIGSVAEGIKKTLTEIVLKYREDVDNGRNPVLPDYGVPSHDVFARITVEDFAKFFEQTENAALLAAQAYESTDPAESGKLWQKLLGDKFPKPSNGGGKTSGGFTERIAPTIPGSTRFA, from the coding sequence ATGATACTCGAAAGCAATTTCGCAAAGTTCCTCCAAGAGATCCGTCTCCAGGAGAACCATCGGGAAGCTCTTCAGACGGGCCACAATACGCTCAGGGATAGGCTCAGGGCCGACCAGGATCTCAAGTCCGTCATCGTAAGCGACTTCCTCCAGGGAAGCTACCGTCGGGACACCTCGGTGCGCCCCCACGGGGACGCTCGGGCCGACGTCGACATTGTGGTGGTAACGAACTTGAAGGAACGCAAGGTTGGCGGAGACGGGGGTTATACTCCTGCCCAGGCGATCAACATCTTCAAACCCTTTGTCGAGAAGCACTACAAGGGAAAGTACCGGATTCAGGGACGGTCCATAGGGATCGAGCTCTCGTACGTGGAGCTCGATCTCGTCATCACGTCGGCTCCTACTGAAGCGCAAGCGAGATTCCTGGCCTCAGAGGCCGTTACCACGAACTTCAATCTTTCGGACGCCCCGGACTGGCGACTCCACGAGGCATGGCTCAGCCCTGACAAGAGGACGTCTGCCGCCCTCAGCAAGCTCTACGAAGCAGAAAGGGGAGAGGAATGGAAGATGGAGCCTCTCCGTATTCCGGACCGGGATGCTAACATCTGGGAAGATACACACCCGCTTGAACAAATCCGCTGGACCCGGGATAAGAACTCGCGGTGCAATAAGCACTTCGTAAATGTCGTTAAAGCGATAAAGTGGTGGCGCTTGGAGAAGCACCCCGAGCCCGAGCGACCCAAGGGATTTCCCCTCGAACGCCTTGTCGGCGAATGCTGCCCCGACAACATTGGGTCAGTCGCCGAAGGGATAAAAAAAACGCTAACCGAGATTGTTCTGAAGTATAGAGAGGACGTCGACAACGGCCGGAATCCTGTCCTTCCGGACTATGGAGTACCCAGCCATGACGTCTTCGCTCGGATCACGGTGGAGGACTTCGCCAAATTCTTCGAACAGACCGAGAATGCGGCACTCTTAGCGGCACAGGCATACGAGAGTACCGACCCGGCAGAGAGCGGCAAGCTATGGCAGAAGCTACTCGGGGACAAGTTCCCAAAGCCGTCCAACGGTGGAGGCAAAACTTCAGGCGGTTTCACGGAACGGATCGCTCCAACAATCCCCGGGAGCACAAGGTTTGCCTAA
- a CDS encoding SAVED domain-containing protein gives MAARKAVAARIMGDDMQALFFWYQAANLLIETSPADRVILEHDGVSGMDDVVVYYRAPGVDASGRLSRADFFQVKYHVDQRDAYCSRNLIDPGLTGNKSSLLQRFHAGYKTVRRKHDWFLLNFASNWGWKADDPLAKSVREDGSLPRGFFTDGPKGKLGAARESWRSHLVVPPDEFEDFALRLRFQPHYFNRRDFGAIVDDRLYRAGLRPVPPDRRANPYTDLARKFIMEGPNEFDAKTLTEICDRHDLLEKNASTGPKIPTLGIRSFMRFAERIEAETNRFVCVAKHFDGRHIRDGRLWTDEVVPALRAFLEDSSLREREHHLLLECHGSVAYAAGFTLDRKSGTQVFPVQKGAIREPWKPSASPAWPTGEPEWRVEVSEQSVVSADAVVAISATNPILADVERYLSETGLSIRRLIHFVPESGPSYLSVKGADHAVLIADGVVQEVRRQRQNGVTGTIHLFVASPNALLFFLGQSGRTMGRVRLYEFDFDNERGNTYTPSFALP, from the coding sequence ATGGCGGCGAGAAAGGCCGTGGCCGCACGTATCATGGGCGATGACATGCAGGCGTTGTTCTTCTGGTACCAAGCCGCGAATCTACTGATAGAGACGTCGCCTGCCGACCGCGTCATCCTTGAACACGATGGTGTATCCGGAATGGACGACGTCGTTGTGTATTATCGGGCACCCGGCGTCGACGCGAGCGGCCGTCTAAGCAGGGCGGACTTCTTTCAGGTAAAATACCACGTCGACCAGCGGGACGCCTACTGCTCTCGAAACCTGATAGACCCCGGTCTCACGGGGAACAAAAGCTCCCTGTTACAGAGATTCCATGCGGGGTATAAAACCGTCCGCAGGAAACACGACTGGTTTCTCCTCAACTTCGCGTCCAACTGGGGGTGGAAGGCCGATGACCCTCTAGCCAAATCAGTCCGCGAGGACGGCTCCTTGCCTAGAGGGTTTTTTACGGATGGACCGAAGGGCAAACTTGGTGCGGCGAGGGAGTCGTGGCGCAGCCACCTCGTCGTACCCCCTGACGAATTCGAAGATTTCGCCCTCCGCCTCAGGTTTCAGCCGCACTACTTCAACCGCCGCGACTTTGGAGCCATTGTGGACGACCGGCTCTACCGGGCCGGCCTCAGGCCAGTTCCCCCGGATCGTCGCGCGAACCCGTACACCGATCTGGCGCGAAAGTTCATCATGGAAGGACCAAACGAATTCGACGCAAAAACGCTGACCGAGATCTGCGATCGTCATGACCTCTTGGAGAAGAACGCGTCGACGGGACCTAAAATCCCGACGCTCGGCATTCGTAGCTTCATGCGATTCGCGGAGCGGATCGAAGCAGAAACCAATCGCTTCGTCTGCGTGGCAAAGCACTTCGATGGAAGGCACATTCGAGATGGAAGGTTGTGGACCGACGAGGTTGTCCCCGCCCTCCGGGCATTCCTGGAGGATTCGTCGTTGCGGGAACGCGAGCACCACCTTCTCCTGGAATGCCACGGGTCGGTCGCGTACGCAGCGGGTTTCACCCTGGACCGCAAATCCGGCACGCAGGTGTTCCCGGTACAGAAAGGGGCGATCCGAGAACCATGGAAACCATCGGCCTCTCCGGCTTGGCCGACGGGTGAGCCTGAGTGGAGGGTCGAAGTAAGCGAACAAAGCGTTGTTTCCGCGGACGCGGTTGTTGCAATCTCCGCCACCAATCCGATCCTGGCCGACGTGGAAAGGTACCTCAGCGAAACCGGTCTTTCCATTCGTCGGCTTATCCACTTCGTCCCGGAATCCGGCCCGAGCTACCTAAGCGTGAAGGGCGCAGACCACGCGGTATTGATTGCGGACGGGGTCGTACAAGAAGTGCGTCGCCAGAGGCAGAACGGCGTGACCGGAACGATCCATCTGTTTGTCGCTTCCCCCAACGCCCTATTGTTTTTCTTGGGACAATCCGGAAGAACTATGGGGCGGGTGCGTCTTTACGAGTTCGATTTCGACAACGAACGGGGCAACACGTACACTCCGAGTTTCGCTCTGCCATAA
- a CDS encoding restriction endonuclease subunit S, translated as MKQVWPEKRLGDVCQINPREGKGGLPPAETEVSFVPMSAIDETTGSIRFAVVKRCGEVSKGYTSFRENDVLCAKITPCMQNGKAAIARNLTGGIGFGSTEFHVLRPGPEVLPEWVFAFVRQPSFRTAAEANFTGTAGQQRVPTNFMTNSRIPVPCISVQERIVTILDTADRLRRLREEADHRTGNLIPALFKEMFGDLAANPKGWPNATLGELAEINPRPLNTTGISPDTAVSFIPMAAVDEKAGVIARPETRLLSGVSKGFTSFKDGDVLFAKITPCMQNGKAAIAQDLIGGIGFGSTEFIVLRPRPEVQAQFIFSIIRRDGFIKEAEINFTGTAGQQRVPRSFIEGYKCFRPPLSLQKEFAARVAEIRLLEAKQAESCRRLDDLFQSLLHRAFRGDL; from the coding sequence GTGAAACAGGTTTGGCCCGAAAAACGGCTTGGAGATGTTTGTCAGATCAACCCTCGGGAGGGGAAAGGCGGTCTACCGCCTGCCGAGACCGAAGTATCCTTCGTTCCGATGTCCGCCATCGACGAAACAACCGGGTCGATACGTTTTGCGGTAGTCAAGCGGTGCGGAGAAGTCTCGAAGGGGTACACCTCCTTTCGGGAGAATGATGTTCTCTGCGCCAAAATCACTCCATGCATGCAAAACGGCAAGGCGGCGATCGCCCGGAATCTGACCGGAGGCATCGGATTTGGTTCCACTGAATTCCATGTGTTGCGTCCGGGACCGGAAGTGCTCCCGGAGTGGGTTTTTGCTTTTGTACGACAACCGTCTTTCAGGACGGCTGCAGAGGCAAATTTCACCGGAACGGCGGGGCAACAGCGTGTTCCTACAAACTTCATGACCAACTCGCGGATTCCGGTTCCGTGCATCTCTGTGCAGGAAAGGATCGTGACGATTCTCGATACCGCAGATCGACTCCGCCGTCTCAGAGAGGAGGCCGACCATCGTACGGGGAACCTAATTCCTGCGTTGTTCAAAGAGATGTTCGGGGATCTTGCGGCGAACCCGAAAGGGTGGCCAAATGCCACCTTGGGTGAACTAGCAGAGATAAACCCGCGACCTCTCAATACCACGGGGATATCGCCCGACACCGCTGTCTCTTTTATCCCGATGGCTGCGGTAGATGAAAAGGCAGGAGTTATCGCTCGGCCAGAGACGAGATTACTTTCCGGGGTGTCAAAAGGTTTTACGTCCTTTAAGGATGGAGACGTCCTTTTCGCAAAGATCACACCATGTATGCAAAACGGCAAGGCAGCCATTGCTCAAGATCTGATTGGTGGAATAGGGTTCGGCTCCACTGAATTTATCGTGCTTCGTCCACGCCCGGAAGTACAAGCCCAATTCATCTTTTCGATCATTCGGCGAGATGGATTCATAAAAGAGGCAGAGATAAACTTTACCGGTACCGCAGGGCAACAGCGAGTTCCACGAAGTTTCATTGAGGGCTACAAATGCTTCAGGCCACCGTTATCTCTGCAAAAAGAATTCGCCGCCCGCGTTGCTGAGATCCGCTTGCTTGAGGCCAAGCAAGCCGAATCCTGCCGCCGGCTGGACGATCTGTTCCAATCCCTTCTCCATCGCGCGTTCCGAGGGGACCTGTAA
- a CDS encoding SAM-dependent DNA methyltransferase → MTPSIITVPSNGNNFFSSGLRGKVDALMDMLYSGGVNNPMDSIEQISYLLFLRLLTEKDNQRAAVSKTYKKIFSGKWERYSWEHFVTLAGDELFETVRGAIEAIHGLPGLSATGQLLFNRATLKIYDRPTLRAVVQAINDMDLTTTDGHDFKGDMYEYLLGKIAVSGTNGQFRTPRHIIDMIVAMVNPQPMEQICDPACGTAGFLISAFYHIMKQHTNPADLEKGTIDGSLLKPKQWKHLDEMAFTGYDNDANMVKIAILNLYLHGLEKANIEFFNPLTTSISGKYPGATYDVILANPPFAGSIQKESILSDINLPTRDTELLFLKWFIDHLAPGGRAGVIVPAGVLSGATRSHKKLRDMLLNECEMQAVVSMPSGVFRPYAGVSTAFLVFRKGGRTKTVWFYDITADGYSLDDKRTTTEANDIPDVLAKWTGREEGPNSLRIPVEKIVENDGSLAVGRYKVIAAEAVNHDTPKEILAEVLVLEEKIAKQAKALLAEVGK, encoded by the coding sequence ATGACGCCGAGCATCATCACGGTTCCATCGAACGGGAACAACTTCTTCTCTTCCGGCCTTCGTGGGAAGGTCGACGCCCTCATGGACATGCTCTACTCGGGTGGTGTCAACAATCCCATGGACTCAATCGAGCAGATCTCCTACCTGCTTTTCCTGCGACTCCTTACCGAGAAAGACAATCAACGGGCGGCCGTCAGCAAGACGTACAAGAAGATCTTCTCAGGGAAGTGGGAGAGATATTCCTGGGAGCATTTCGTCACGTTGGCCGGAGACGAGTTGTTCGAGACGGTCCGCGGCGCCATCGAGGCGATCCACGGCCTGCCCGGCCTGTCGGCAACAGGCCAACTGCTCTTCAACCGCGCCACGCTAAAGATCTACGACCGCCCCACGCTGCGTGCCGTCGTCCAAGCCATTAACGACATGGATCTCACTACGACCGACGGCCACGACTTTAAGGGGGACATGTACGAGTACCTGCTCGGCAAGATCGCCGTCTCGGGCACAAACGGGCAATTCCGGACTCCCCGGCACATCATCGACATGATCGTGGCGATGGTGAACCCACAACCGATGGAACAGATCTGCGACCCGGCGTGCGGAACTGCCGGGTTCCTCATCTCCGCCTTCTACCACATCATGAAGCAGCACACGAATCCGGCGGACTTGGAAAAAGGCACCATCGACGGATCGCTCCTGAAACCAAAGCAATGGAAGCACCTGGACGAGATGGCCTTCACCGGGTACGACAACGACGCGAACATGGTGAAGATCGCCATCCTGAACCTGTACCTGCACGGTCTGGAGAAGGCCAACATCGAGTTCTTCAATCCGTTGACGACAAGCATCAGTGGGAAGTACCCGGGAGCCACCTACGATGTGATACTCGCGAATCCTCCCTTTGCCGGGTCGATCCAGAAGGAAAGCATTCTTTCTGACATCAATCTACCCACCCGCGATACCGAACTGCTGTTTCTGAAGTGGTTCATTGACCATCTCGCTCCGGGAGGACGCGCAGGGGTAATCGTGCCCGCCGGTGTCCTTTCGGGGGCCACGAGGTCGCACAAGAAACTCCGCGATATGCTCCTGAACGAGTGCGAGATGCAAGCCGTGGTTTCCATGCCGTCGGGGGTGTTCAGACCCTACGCCGGAGTCAGCACGGCATTCCTGGTGTTCAGGAAGGGAGGGAGGACCAAGACCGTCTGGTTTTACGATATTACCGCGGATGGCTACTCCCTCGACGACAAACGAACGACGACAGAGGCGAACGACATCCCCGACGTTCTCGCCAAATGGACCGGCCGAGAGGAGGGACCGAATAGCCTCCGTATACCGGTCGAGAAGATCGTCGAGAACGACGGCAGCCTTGCAGTGGGCCGGTACAAGGTCATCGCGGCTGAAGCCGTCAATCACGACACGCCGAAGGAAATCCTTGCGGAGGTATTGGTTCTCGAAGAGAAGATTGCGAAACAAGCGAAGGCATTGCTGGCCGAGGTAGGGAAGTGA